Within the Kitasatospora sp. NBC_00315 genome, the region CCGCATCACGGAGAACCCGCCGCAGTACCCGGGGTACGAACTCCTGACCGCGATCGTCCGCTCAAAACCGGCGCTCACGGTCGCCCTCGCCCTCGCCGCCGTGCTGGGCTACCGCATCTACCAGACCCTCTTCCCCTAACCCGAGGCCACACCGGACCCTGCCGCTGGAGGGTGCACCGGTCACCGTCACGACCTGCCTCCGGCGGGCCACCTCCAAGGGGGGTGACCGGTCTGGATCTTGAGTGCGGCGTGCGTCGTGGTGCTGGCTCGACCCGGCGGGGGCGGTTCCCTCGATGGACGGCACCGGAGGCTCGCACGGAACCCCGGGGGCACTACGGAGGACGCCGCAAGCGGCGCCGGCAAGCCGGTCGCTACGCGATCCCCCTCCGGCCCCCGAGAACCCGTGCCAGGGGCAGGCCTGCCGCCCACCGAGGGAACCGCCCCCGCTCGACCCGACCCATGGGGAAGGCGGGCGGCGGGCGACGCGCGCAAAGGCCGGCGCCCCGTCCGGCCCGGCCGGGAACGACGAAGCCCGCCTCCAGCTCGGGAGGCGGGCTTCGTCGTCGGTCAGAACAGCTGCGGCTCCTCGACGCCCTTGAGCTTCGACGCCTTCACCGCCGGGGCCGGGGAGGCGCCGGCCTTCCCGCCCTTCGCGTGGAGCAGCAGCGCGGCATCGACCTCCGCCCGAGTCTGCCGGGCCTCGTACGCCCGCTGGCGGCACGACCGGCGGCAGTACCGCGGCTTGCGGCCGGTGGCCTTCGGCGGGCGGAACGGCCACCCGCACCACTCGCACCTGATCTGACCCTCTAGCAGGGCGCTGGGCCCGGCCGCCGGCTCCTGGGTGCTCTCCTCGCTCATGCCGACCACCCTACCGATTCGACACGTGACGAATCGGTGTGCCGCTCAGCCGGTCGTGCACCCGGCGACGGCCAGGCCCTCGGTGATGACGGCCCGCTCGGAGGCAGTGAGCGGGCGGGTGCTGTCCCAGTCGTTGCGCGGGTCGAAGCCCCACAGCGCCACCGGGCCGCGCGTCGGCTGGGCCTGCTCGGGGTCGCCCCCGGCGACGTGGGCGAGCACCGCGACGGCGTACGGGTTCTCGGCGAACTCCTCGGGCATGATCAGCGCGCAGTCCGACATGCTGACCCGCAGGCCGAGCGAGGCGTCGGTGAGCCAGGCACGGCCGACGCCGTACGGGCCCATCGCCTTCTCGGCGGCGGCCTTGTCGGCGCCCCACTCGGCGCGGCCGTCGGGGTGGATCAGGATGCACACGGGAGCAGTCATGCGCCGACCGTAGCGGCCCGCACGGGCCGCCGGCGGCCGGTTCAGCGGCGACCGCCGGGCGCCGGCGCCGGGTGGTCGAGAAGCACCGCGAGTCCGGCGAGCAGCCTGCCCGCGGCGGCCTCCTCCTCCACCAGCTCCACCGCGTGCTCCAGGTGCTCCGGCAGCAGGTACCCCGCCCCCGTCGACGGGAAGGTGCCGGGGCGGATCAGGCCGATCACGACCCGGCCCCGGGCGCCGGCCTTCTCCCACCTCTCGCTGACCGCCGGCGGCGGCGAACACAGCAGCCGGGAGCGGCCGGTGTGCGCCTCCACCAGTCGCCCGCCCAGCACGCTCACCGAGCAGCTGGTGACCGGCCACAGACCGCCGTTCCACTCCCGCGCGTTCACCCGCTTCAGGCCGGCCTGCTTGAACCGCACCGCCAGCGCGTCGTACTGGTCGCTGCCGTCCGGCTGCGCGACCGCCATCGACCACCGGTCACCGTCGGCCAGTTCCACCACCGACAGGCCCCACGTCATCATCGCCATGCCCAGCACCGTAGCGAGGAACGACGAACCGGATCACACCCTTGCATCATCATCCGACGGCCCATCACGACGACCGCGAGAATGACGACCAGGAGCACGAGCAGCCCACTCCTATGCATCACGACCGGACGGCCCCGTTCGTCATCATCACCAACCGCACCGGACGCCGATTCGGGGGCCCAACGTGCGCGCACGTCGCGCGCGCACGTGCGCGTACGAGAGAGGCCCGGGACCGGTCTCCAAGGTGCCGGCCTTCGGCGTGGCCGCCGCGCGGACCGGCTCCCGGCCGTTCATCATCGGCTTCATGGACTACGTCGACCGCCTCGCGGCACAGCTCGCGGACACCGTCCTCGACCCGCTGATGGTGCGGCTGTGCGACGCCGTGCTCGACTCCCCCGACGGCGCCCGGATCCTGGCCGCCCTGGACCGGATCGCAACCGACCAAGATCAAATGGAGTGCTAAGGTATCGTCACTTCGCTGACGATACGGGCCGCCCACTGGGCGGCCTTTTTGGTGTCCGGACGGGCGTCCGGCGGTGGCCGGCCGCGCGCTCGGGGGCGGTGCTTCCCGGCGCGAACGGCGGGCCGGGCGGTCGCACGGGATTCGCGCCGGGGAGTGCCGACCAGGGCCGGGGTCAAGGGCGCGGCAAGCGGCCCTTGCACCCCGGAGCCCGGCCGTTGGCGGTGACGTCGATCCGGTCGGCTATCGCTGGTCGGGGCGGTGATCCGCCCGGCTACCGCCCCGGTTCTGCAGGCGGATCGCCGGCCTCACTTCCGGTGGAAAACCCCCGCAGGTATCAACCCCTCGCCCTACCGGCCGCCGATGCCCTTGCCCTTGCCCGGGTCGTGGCCGCGCGGGCGCGGGGCCGGCTGCGGCGTCGGGGGCCGGGGCGGGGACTTCTTCGGCGGCGTGCTCCTGGTCGTGGTCGAGCGGCCCCGGGCGGCGCTGGCCCGCTCGCGCTGCTCGTGTTCGGCGCGCAGCCGGGTCTCCGTCTCGGCGACCTTCGGCGGCAGCGCCGCCCGGAAGGCGATCTCGGCGTCGACGTCGGCGAGCGCCTGGCGGGCCGCACCGACCGCCGCGCGGGCCTGCTGCACCGTCGCCAGGTGCTCGACCTTCATCACCTTGGCGCGGTCGACATCCTGGCGCCGGGCGGCCTTCTCCAGCTTCGGCCAGTCCGCGGTGAGCCGCTCCAATGCGGCCAGCGGCGCCTGCTCGTCGGGCGCGGCCGCGCCGGCGCGGGCCTTGGCCAGCTCGGCGGCCCGGGCCGCGCGGGCGGCGGCACGCTCCTCCTGCTCGGCGAACTCCCGCGCTGCCTTCGCCATGCCCAGCTCGGCGCCCTTGGTGGTGCCCATCGCCGCGAGGATCAGCCGGGATCGGCCGGCCTTCTTCGTCGCCTCCTGCGCCACGGCGCGCGACGCGGTGGCGTTGCCCGTGTGCTCCTCGGCCTGGGCCTGGTGGGCGGTCGCCTCCCCGAGGTGGCCGACCGCGCGTTGCAGCCGCTCGCGGCGCTGGTGGAGCTCCGCGACGTCCATGCCGGTGGCGACGCCGGACGCGATGCCGTCGAACCGCATCGCCGTCGCCGTCACCTCGTTCAGCGCGTCGACCCGCGCGGCGATCGACTTCACTGCGGCGGCCCGGGTGGTGAGCAGCTGGTCGGCGCGCAGCAGGCCGTGCGTGCGGCGGGTGTAGGTCTGCTCGGGGTCGAGGTACGGCGGCAGCGCGACGTCCTCGGCGCCCTGGTCCTCCTCGGCGGCGCGGGCCGCGCGCACTGCGGCGAGCAGCTGCGCGGCCGGGTCGACCGGCGGCGCGATCGACTCAGGGCGCCGGCCTTCGGGGCGCTCCGGCCGTCCGGCCTGCTCGACCTGGTCGCCGTCGAGCGGCGTGCGGCCGGTGCGGTCCGCCGGCGGCGCGGTGCTCGCCGGCGCCTGCCGGATGACCGGCTCCAGCTTCTGCCACG harbors:
- a CDS encoding relaxase/mobilization nuclease domain-containing protein, whose amino-acid sequence is MIAKITKGKSAGGAIRYDFGPGRRDEHLDPRVVAGTVPGTPQQIARIIDHHTRPSGIKTPIWRCSLSLPDQDGVLTDAKFAEIAEQYVQRMGYGGCPWVAVRHGLDHIHITVSRVGWDRRTVDDHGDYLKSMPIVRALEKEHGLVDAGALSNRRAPQVSGQERTASQRRGAVEPERLRIRAAAIEARDAAAGRGRAAFEQLLTEAGIDFRANESKTTGRMNGYSFSIPSWVDAEGAQIWVTASKTAKDLAWQKLEPVIRQAPASTAPPADRTGRTPLDGDQVEQAGRPERPEGRRPESIAPPVDPAAQLLAAVRAARAAEEDQGAEDVALPPYLDPEQTYTRRTHGLLRADQLLTTRAAAVKSIAARVDALNEVTATAMRFDGIASGVATGMDVAELHQRRERLQRAVGHLGEATAHQAQAEEHTGNATASRAVAQEATKKAGRSRLILAAMGTTKGAELGMAKAAREFAEQEERAAARAARAAELAKARAGAAAPDEQAPLAALERLTADWPKLEKAARRQDVDRAKVMKVEHLATVQQARAAVGAARQALADVDAEIAFRAALPPKVAETETRLRAEHEQRERASAARGRSTTTRSTPPKKSPPRPPTPQPAPRPRGHDPGKGKGIGGR